In the Cardinium endosymbiont of Culicoides punctatus genome, one interval contains:
- a CDS encoding pyruvate dehydrogenase complex dihydrolipoamide acetyltransferase, translating to MAELIKMPKMSDTMQHGVISRWLKQVGDTVAIGDILAEVETDKATMELEAYEDGTLLYIGVPDKAAVPINDIIAIIGAPGEDINALLAQQASKAEDTPSIPIDVSEKSNNSPPVVTYTTDSIPTTQDPQQFQELPQPSERLFASPLAKKIAKEKGYDITQIQGSGEAGRVIKKDVMHFAPSRLNEASEFADPFSEAYQDQSLSSMRQTMAKVLTESKVAAPHFYLTMTMNMDKIVALRPELNMHSETKISINDLVTRAVALTLKKHPQVNTAWIEDKIRFYQHVHIGVAVAIEDGLIVPVVRFADKKTLAEISTEVKILSTKAHQKKLTPQDYTGATFTISNLGMLGVESFTSIINPPASCILAVGAMQQMPIVKDNQIVVAYVMKVTLSCDHRVVDGAVGASFLSTLKALMEQPLSLLL from the coding sequence ATGGCAGAACTAATTAAAATGCCTAAAATGAGCGATACCATGCAACATGGTGTTATTAGCCGTTGGCTGAAGCAAGTAGGGGATACGGTTGCCATAGGTGACATACTTGCTGAAGTAGAAACAGATAAGGCTACCATGGAGTTAGAGGCATATGAAGATGGAACATTGCTCTATATAGGTGTACCAGATAAAGCAGCTGTGCCCATTAATGATATTATTGCAATTATAGGAGCACCTGGTGAAGATATTAATGCTTTACTTGCGCAACAGGCTTCAAAGGCAGAAGATACACCATCTATTCCCATAGATGTTTCAGAGAAATCCAACAATAGTCCTCCTGTTGTAACATATACAACGGATAGCATACCCACTACACAAGACCCCCAACAATTTCAAGAATTACCTCAACCATCAGAACGGCTTTTTGCATCTCCTCTGGCAAAAAAAATAGCGAAAGAAAAGGGATATGATATTACACAAATACAGGGATCAGGGGAAGCTGGTCGCGTTATAAAAAAAGACGTAATGCATTTTGCCCCAAGTCGCTTAAATGAAGCTTCTGAGTTTGCTGATCCATTTTCAGAGGCTTATCAAGATCAGTCACTATCTTCTATGCGTCAGACAATGGCTAAAGTGCTAACAGAGAGTAAGGTAGCAGCGCCTCATTTTTATCTAACCATGACCATGAATATGGATAAGATAGTTGCTTTACGTCCAGAGCTGAATATGCATTCAGAGACAAAAATATCTATTAATGACCTGGTTACCAGGGCTGTAGCATTGACACTTAAGAAACACCCACAGGTCAATACGGCATGGATTGAAGATAAAATTAGATTTTACCAACATGTACATATCGGCGTAGCAGTAGCTATTGAAGATGGCCTCATCGTGCCTGTAGTTCGTTTTGCTGATAAAAAAACACTGGCGGAAATTAGTACAGAAGTAAAAATATTAAGTACAAAAGCACATCAAAAAAAATTAACTCCTCAGGACTATACAGGAGCTACTTTTACCATTTCAAATCTAGGCATGTTAGGTGTAGAATCTTTTACTTCTATTATTAATCCTCCAGCATCCTGTATACTGGCAGTTGGTGCAATGCAACAAATGCCTATTGTTAAGGATAATCAAATTGTTGTTGCCTATGTTATGAAGGTAACTTTGTCGTGTGATCATCGTGTGGTAGATGGAGCAGTAGGCGCATCGTTTTTATCCACACTTAAAGCGTTAATGGAACAACCACTTAGCCTCTTACTTTAA
- the hslV gene encoding ATP-dependent protease subunit HslV produces the protein MNFDNNNTGNIPQLKSTTVLAVLHNGKVVIGADGQATLGTTVAKNNVKKLLKLDNKVLVGFAGSTSDAFTLLDRFEEKLKNYGGNIKRSAIELVKEWRTDRVLRRLEAMLIVANKETLLVISGSGDVLEPEFNVAAIGSGSMYAQSAAMALIKHAPHLSAMEIAKESLTIAADICIYTNHNLIFESLDEEHE, from the coding sequence ATGAATTTTGATAATAACAATACTGGTAACATACCTCAACTTAAGTCAACTACTGTATTGGCTGTATTACATAATGGTAAAGTTGTAATTGGTGCAGATGGACAAGCTACTTTAGGTACTACTGTTGCTAAAAATAATGTTAAAAAGTTACTAAAACTTGATAACAAAGTTTTAGTCGGTTTTGCTGGATCTACCTCAGATGCTTTTACTTTATTAGATCGTTTTGAAGAAAAATTGAAGAATTATGGGGGAAATATAAAGCGATCTGCTATTGAGCTCGTTAAAGAGTGGCGTACTGATCGTGTACTCAGAAGATTAGAAGCCATGTTAATAGTAGCTAATAAGGAAACTTTATTGGTTATATCTGGATCCGGTGATGTTTTAGAACCAGAGTTTAATGTAGCAGCTATTGGATCGGGTAGCATGTATGCACAATCTGCTGCTATGGCGTTGATAAAACATGCACCCCATTTGAGTGCCATGGAAATTGCTAAAGAAAGTTTGACCATTGCAGCTGATATCTGTATCTATACAAACCACAATCTTATCTTTGAATCTTTAGATGAAGAGCATGAGTAA